One genomic region from Rosa rugosa chromosome 1, drRosRugo1.1, whole genome shotgun sequence encodes:
- the LOC133726888 gene encoding zinc finger BED domain-containing protein DAYSLEEPER-like: MTKLFIFHITPVMHIMSEGAFESLNLHLPFNGQLLNYILAGNCLAHILSSIAKEVLLENAHDIVKKIRDSIKYVTTSVPHEEKFLVLKKQLQVPSEIRNIFLDDQTQWNTTYQMLVAASELKQVFSCLDTYDSEFNKQAPSMEDWKQVETLCAHLKPIFDTAYILATTTNPTANIFFHEVSRIQGDMSGGITNEDPFVSNLARTMLEKMNRYWKNCSLTLATAVVMDPRYKMRYIEFSFTRIYSEEEAPTCMYQFRWLMIESTSSIDQEYFTMPSPLAPNYAEEFDAYIMKNLMT, from the coding sequence ATGACTAAGCTGTTTATTTTCCATATAACACCTGTTATGCATATCATGAGTGAAGGTGCTTTTGAAAGTTTAAATCTTCATCTTCCCTTCAATGGTCAACTACTCAACTATATATTGGCTGGCAATTGCCTCGCGCACATTCTGAGCAGCATTGCAAAAGAAGTACTACTGGAGAATGCCCATGATATAGTTAAGAAAATCCGGGACAGCATCAAGTACGTGACAACTTCAGTGCCCCATGAGGAAAAGTTTCTTGTGCTTAAGAAACAGCTTCAAGTCCCAAGTGAAATAAGGAACATATTTCTTGATGACCAAACTCAGTGGAATACCACATATCAAATGTTAGTGGCCGCTTCTGAGTTGAAGCAAGTTTTTTCTTGCTTGGATACGTATGATTCCGAATTCAACAAACAAGCCCCCTCAATGGAAGATTGGAAGCAAGTTGAGACTCTCTGTGCACATTTGAAGCCAATTTTTGATACAGCATACATCCTAGCTACTACAACTAATCCAACTGCAAATATCTTCTTCCATGAAGTGTCGAGGATTCAGGGAGATATGTCTGGTGGTATCACCAATGAGGATCCCTTTGTTAGTAACCTTGCTCGAACAATGCTAGAAAAAATGAATAGGTACTGGAAGAATTGTAGCCTGACTTTAGCTACAGCAGTGGTCATGGATCCGAGGTACAAGATGAGGTATATTGAGTTCAGTTTCACCAGAATTTATAGCGAAGAAGAAGCTCCAACATGCATGTATCAATTCAGATGGTTGATGATCGAATCCACGAGCTCTATCGATCAGGAATACTTTACAATGCCTTCGCCTCTGGCACCAAACTATGCAGAAGAATTTGATGCGTACATCATGAAGAATTTGATGACATAG